A stretch of Paracoccus sp. MA DNA encodes these proteins:
- a CDS encoding AbrB family transcriptional regulator, translated as MTLPRRRILTFVLAALGGAAFLLLHLPLPMLLGPMLACLIAALAGAPLAGAGQFGIFMRTILGVAVGASITPGVLAELPDVAASLLFVPGFIGVIALVGYPLFRRAFGFDHATAWYGAMPGGLQDMLVFGEEAGGDIRALSLIHATRVLVIVTVAPLIMTGWWGVDLSQPPGAPMRATGAAEIALMLAAGLVGWKGAERLGVFGASILGPMVLTAALSLSGLITHRPPAEMIQAAQFFIGIAVGVKYAGITLRELRLHVTAGLVYALLLAAISLVFIEVIVHLRLAPGLDAFLAFLPGGQAEMVVIALIAGADLAYVVSHHLLRMVIVIVLGPVVGKVLGRRI; from the coding sequence ATGACCCTACCGAGACGCCGTATCCTGACCTTCGTTCTGGCCGCCTTGGGCGGCGCGGCCTTCCTGCTGCTGCATCTGCCGCTGCCCATGCTGCTGGGGCCGATGCTGGCCTGCCTGATCGCGGCGCTGGCCGGCGCGCCCCTGGCCGGGGCCGGCCAGTTCGGCATCTTCATGCGCACCATCCTGGGGGTGGCGGTCGGTGCCTCGATCACGCCCGGCGTGCTGGCGGAGCTGCCGGATGTGGCGGCATCGCTGCTGTTCGTGCCGGGCTTCATCGGCGTGATCGCGCTGGTCGGCTATCCGCTGTTCCGCCGCGCCTTCGGCTTCGACCATGCGACGGCCTGGTATGGCGCCATGCCCGGCGGCTTGCAGGACATGCTGGTCTTTGGCGAAGAGGCCGGGGGCGACATCCGCGCGCTGTCGCTGATCCATGCGACGCGGGTGCTGGTGATCGTCACCGTCGCGCCGCTGATCATGACCGGCTGGTGGGGCGTGGACCTGTCGCAGCCGCCCGGCGCGCCGATGCGCGCCACCGGCGCGGCCGAGATCGCGCTGATGCTCGCCGCCGGGCTGGTGGGCTGGAAGGGGGCCGAGCGGCTGGGCGTCTTCGGCGCCTCGATCCTGGGGCCGATGGTGCTGACGGCGGCGCTGTCGCTGTCGGGCCTGATCACCCATCGCCCGCCGGCCGAGATGATCCAGGCCGCGCAATTCTTCATCGGCATCGCCGTCGGGGTGAAATATGCCGGCATCACCCTGCGCGAGCTGCGGCTGCATGTCACGGCGGGGCTGGTCTATGCGCTGCTGCTGGCCGCGATCAGCCTGGTCTTCATCGAGGTGATCGTGCATCTGCGGCTGGCGCCGGGGCTCGACGCCTTTCTGGCCTTCCTGCCGGGCGGGCAGGCCGAGATGGTGGTGATCGCGCTGATCGCCGGGGCGGACCTGGCCTATGTGGTCAGCCATCACCTGCTGCGCATGGTCATCGTCATCGTGCTGGGGCCGGTGGTGGGCAAGGTCCTGGGCCGGCGCATCTAG
- a CDS encoding biotin carboxylase N-terminal domain-containing protein, which yields MTIFATGPTRPIRRLLIANRGEIAVRVIRACRDEGIESVAVYADADRDAIFVRMADQAQALGGDKPAETYLDAGKIIAIAQAAGADAIHPGYGFLSERAEFAQAVQDAGLIWIGPDPKVIEALGDKIEARRIAEAVGAPLVAGTPGPVESAAEALAFAKQHGLPIAIKAAFGGGGRGMKVAWRLEEVEELFESATREALTAFGRGECFIEQFLDRPRHVEAQVLADKHGTVKVIGTRDCSLQRRNQKLVEEAPAPCLTDEQRARIHDSARAICAHAGYSGAGTVEYLLSANGTISFLEVNTRLQVEHPVTEETTGIDLVRGMIRVAQGARLAEETVPEPRGHAIEFRINAEDPARGFLPTPGPVEVFDAPSGPGIRMDSGVAQGSVVPGSFDSLMAKLIVTGATRQEALQRAERALREFRIEGVASVLPFARALLAQPDFRAEDGDFRVHTRWIETDFAEALAEAVAPHARVAPAAQVPLLRLAVEIDGKRHVLGLPANLLSALPAGGGPVPQPASEADEALLTAPVPGTLTLWQAEDGTEVEQGQVVAVIEAMKMETRIEAHRAGKLTRIAAPGEVLGFGAALARIG from the coding sequence ATGACCATCTTTGCCACCGGCCCCACCCGCCCCATCCGCCGCCTGCTGATCGCCAACCGGGGCGAGATCGCCGTCCGCGTGATCCGCGCCTGCCGCGACGAGGGCATCGAAAGCGTCGCCGTCTATGCCGATGCCGACCGCGACGCGATCTTCGTGCGCATGGCCGACCAGGCGCAGGCTCTGGGGGGCGACAAGCCCGCCGAGACCTATCTGGATGCTGGCAAGATCATCGCCATCGCCCAGGCGGCGGGGGCCGACGCCATTCATCCGGGCTATGGCTTCCTGTCCGAGCGTGCCGAATTCGCGCAGGCGGTGCAGGATGCCGGGCTGATCTGGATCGGCCCCGATCCCAAGGTGATCGAGGCTTTGGGCGACAAGATCGAGGCCCGCCGCATCGCCGAGGCGGTGGGTGCGCCGCTGGTCGCCGGCACCCCCGGCCCGGTCGAAAGCGCCGCCGAGGCGCTGGCTTTCGCCAAGCAGCACGGCCTGCCCATCGCCATCAAGGCCGCTTTCGGCGGCGGCGGGCGCGGCATGAAGGTCGCCTGGCGGCTGGAGGAGGTCGAGGAGCTGTTCGAATCCGCCACCCGCGAGGCGCTGACCGCCTTCGGCCGCGGCGAATGCTTCATCGAGCAGTTCCTCGACCGTCCGCGCCATGTCGAGGCGCAGGTGCTGGCCGACAAGCACGGCACCGTCAAGGTGATCGGCACCCGCGACTGTTCCCTGCAGCGCCGCAACCAGAAGCTGGTCGAGGAGGCGCCGGCGCCTTGCCTCACCGACGAGCAGCGCGCCCGCATCCACGACTCGGCCCGCGCCATCTGCGCCCATGCCGGCTATTCGGGGGCGGGGACGGTGGAATACCTGCTGTCCGCCAATGGCACGATCTCGTTTCTGGAGGTGAACACCCGGCTGCAGGTCGAGCATCCGGTGACCGAGGAAACCACCGGCATCGACCTGGTGCGCGGCATGATCCGCGTGGCGCAAGGCGCAAGGCTGGCCGAAGAGACGGTGCCCGAACCGCGCGGCCATGCCATCGAGTTCCGCATCAATGCGGAAGACCCGGCCCGGGGGTTCCTCCCCACTCCCGGGCCGGTCGAGGTCTTCGATGCGCCCTCGGGGCCGGGCATCCGCATGGATAGCGGCGTGGCGCAGGGCTCGGTGGTGCCGGGCAGCTTCGATTCGCTGATGGCCAAGCTGATCGTCACCGGCGCGACCCGGCAGGAGGCCCTGCAGCGCGCCGAACGGGCGCTGCGCGAGTTCCGCATCGAGGGCGTGGCCTCGGTGCTGCCCTTTGCCCGCGCCTTGCTGGCCCAGCCGGATTTCCGCGCCGAGGACGGGGATTTCCGCGTCCATACCCGCTGGATCGAGACCGATTTCGCCGAGGCGCTGGCCGAGGCGGTCGCCCCCCATGCCCGCGTCGCGCCGGCCGCGCAGGTGCCGCTGCTGCGCCTTGCCGTCGAGATCGACGGCAAGCGGCACGTGCTGGGCCTGCCCGCGAACCTGCTTTCGGCCTTGCCCGCCGGCGGCGGACCCGTCCCGCAACCCGCGTCCGAGGCGGATGAGGCGCTGCTGACCGCCCCGGTCCCCGGCACGCTGACGCTGTGGCAGGCCGAGGACGGGACAGAGGTCGAACAGGGCCAGGTCGTCGCCGTCATCGAGGCGATGAAGATGGAGACCCGCATCGAGGCGCATCGCGCGGGCAAGCTGACCCGGATCGCCGCGCCGGGCGAGGTGCTGGGATTCGGCGCGGCCCTGGCGCGGATCGGCTGA
- a CDS encoding urea amidolyase family protein — protein MRFLPIGPRTLLAELDDLDQTLALFDALLADPVPGVAEIVPAARTLMIRTAPGTAADARLAGAVLARQPAPGTPPNARASETVELPVTYDGEDLADVAAHMGVTAAEVIAAHQETTWQVAFCGFAPGFAYMTCDDARFDLPRRPAPRTRIPAGSVALAGRFCGVYPQETPGGWQLIGRTEVPMWDLSRDPPALLRPGVRCRFVARRAEVHASAAVPQSQPQRGLRVLSTAFPIVFEDEGRPGQGGQGVSASGALDMGAARRANRAVGNPSDAPVLEITLGPVRLQADQPMTLALTGAAQASIAGHAVPRGAAFAVDAGDEIAIDPPGAGMRSYLALRGGFRVAPVLGSAATDTLAHVGPGPITAGAVLAPANRPAVAAAAAEAEPALPKPGDLVELPVTLGPRTDWFTPEMVQHFLTQEWLVTPQSSRVGIRLQGDAVTREDARELPSEGTETGAIQIPHSGQPVLFLADHPLTGGYPVIATLRPEALDLAGQIPPGARIRFTASADFAPITPERPA, from the coding sequence ATGCGCTTCCTGCCCATCGGACCCCGGACCCTGCTGGCGGAACTGGACGACCTAGACCAGACGCTGGCGCTGTTCGACGCGCTCTTGGCCGATCCGGTGCCCGGCGTGGCCGAGATCGTCCCGGCCGCCCGCACGCTGATGATCCGCACCGCGCCGGGCACCGCCGCCGACGCGCGGTTGGCCGGCGCGGTCCTCGCCCGCCAGCCCGCCCCCGGCACGCCGCCCAATGCGCGCGCCAGCGAGACGGTCGAACTGCCCGTGACCTATGACGGCGAGGATCTGGCCGATGTCGCCGCCCATATGGGCGTGACCGCGGCCGAGGTGATCGCCGCCCATCAGGAAACCACCTGGCAGGTGGCCTTCTGCGGCTTCGCGCCCGGTTTCGCCTATATGACCTGCGACGATGCCCGCTTCGACCTGCCGCGCCGACCGGCGCCGCGCACCCGCATCCCGGCGGGTTCGGTGGCGCTGGCCGGGCGCTTCTGTGGCGTCTATCCGCAGGAAACCCCGGGTGGCTGGCAGCTGATCGGCCGCACCGAGGTGCCGATGTGGGACCTGTCCCGCGACCCGCCGGCGCTGCTGCGCCCCGGCGTGCGCTGCCGCTTTGTCGCGCGCAGGGCCGAGGTCCACGCCTCGGCCGCCGTCCCGCAATCGCAGCCCCAGCGGGGCCTGCGCGTGCTGTCCACCGCCTTTCCCATCGTCTTTGAGGACGAGGGGCGGCCGGGGCAGGGCGGGCAGGGTGTCTCGGCCTCGGGCGCGCTGGACATGGGCGCGGCGCGCCGGGCCAATCGCGCCGTCGGCAACCCTTCGGACGCGCCGGTGCTGGAGATCACGCTGGGCCCCGTCCGCCTGCAAGCCGACCAGCCGATGACTCTGGCCCTGACCGGTGCGGCGCAGGCCAGCATCGCCGGCCATGCCGTGCCACGCGGCGCGGCATTCGCCGTGGATGCGGGCGACGAGATCGCCATCGACCCGCCCGGCGCGGGCATGCGCAGCTATCTCGCCCTGCGCGGCGGGTTCCGGGTCGCGCCGGTCCTGGGCTCGGCCGCCACCGATACGCTGGCCCATGTCGGGCCGGGGCCGATCACGGCGGGCGCGGTGCTTGCCCCCGCGAACCGTCCCGCCGTCGCTGCAGCCGCCGCGGAAGCCGAACCCGCCTTGCCGAAACCCGGCGATCTGGTCGAGCTGCCGGTGACGCTCGGCCCCCGCACCGACTGGTTCACGCCCGAGATGGTCCAACATTTCCTGACACAGGAATGGCTGGTGACGCCGCAAAGCTCGCGCGTCGGCATCCGCCTGCAGGGCGATGCGGTGACGCGCGAGGACGCGCGCGAATTGCCCTCGGAAGGGACCGAGACCGGCGCCATCCAGATCCCGCATTCCGGCCAGCCGGTGCTGTTCCTGGCCGACCATCCGCTGACCGGCGGCTATCCGGTCATCGCCACCCTGCGCCCCGAGGCGCTGGACCTGGCCGGGCAGATCCCGCCCGGCGCCCGCATCCGCTTTACCGCCAGCGCCGATTTCGCCCCCATCACGCCAGAGAGGCCCGCATGA
- a CDS encoding putative hydro-lyase has product MTLLPDPASARAARLACREGAPRPTAGMAPGFTQCNMISLPKDWAWDFLLYAQRNPKPCPVLDVTDPGSPRTALAPDADLRTDIPLYRIWRDGVLAEETPDASAAWAEHPDLVTFLIGCSFTFETPLQQAGIEVRHIAQGCNVPMFLTDRDCRPAGRLHGKMVVSMRPIPAGRVAEAAMISGRTPAVHGAPVHIGAPEALGIADLSRPDFGDPVPIRPGEVPVFWACGVTPQAALMASKPPFAITHAPGYMFITDVPDTHWQV; this is encoded by the coding sequence ATGACCCTGCTGCCCGATCCCGCCTCCGCCCGCGCCGCCCGGCTGGCCTGCCGCGAAGGCGCGCCCCGTCCCACGGCGGGCATGGCGCCGGGGTTCACCCAGTGCAACATGATCTCGCTGCCCAAGGACTGGGCCTGGGATTTCCTGCTTTACGCGCAGCGCAACCCCAAGCCCTGCCCGGTGCTGGACGTGACCGATCCCGGCAGTCCCCGCACCGCGCTTGCGCCCGATGCTGACCTGCGCACCGACATCCCGCTTTATCGCATCTGGCGCGACGGCGTGCTGGCCGAGGAGACCCCCGACGCCAGCGCGGCTTGGGCCGAGCATCCCGATCTGGTGACCTTCCTGATCGGCTGCTCGTTTACCTTCGAGACGCCCCTGCAGCAGGCCGGGATCGAGGTGCGCCATATCGCGCAAGGCTGCAACGTGCCGATGTTCCTGACCGACCGCGACTGCCGGCCGGCGGGGCGGCTGCATGGCAAGATGGTCGTCTCCATGCGGCCGATCCCGGCGGGACGGGTGGCCGAGGCGGCGATGATCTCGGGCCGCACGCCGGCGGTTCACGGCGCCCCGGTGCATATCGGCGCGCCCGAGGCCCTGGGCATTGCCGACCTGTCGCGTCCCGATTTCGGCGACCCGGTGCCGATCCGGCCGGGCGAGGTGCCGGTGTTCTGGGCCTGCGGCGTGACCCCGCAGGCGGCGCTGATGGCGTCGAAACCGCCCTTCGCCATCACCCATGCGCCGGGCTACATGTTCATCACCGACGTGCCCGACACGCATTGGCAGGTGTGA
- a CDS encoding LamB/YcsF family protein produces MTRNIDLNSDLGEGYGAWKMGDDATMLGIVSSANVACGFHAGDPLTILATVREAAARGVAVGAHVSYPDRVGFGRRPMDVTHAELVADVIYQIGALQGICASAGTRVSYVKPHGALYNTIAVDPKQGAAVIEGIRAVDPGLAMMGLAGTQILRQAAEAGLPTIAEAFADRAYRPDGQLVSRREAGAVLHDPEAVAARMLRLATEGEIEAADGSTLRLQADSICVHGDSPGAVAMAARIREVLLAGGVSIAPAAGGAA; encoded by the coding sequence ATGACCCGCAACATCGACCTGAACAGCGACCTGGGCGAGGGCTATGGCGCCTGGAAGATGGGCGACGACGCCACCATGCTGGGCATCGTCAGCTCGGCCAATGTCGCCTGCGGCTTCCATGCCGGCGACCCGCTGACCATCCTGGCCACCGTGCGCGAGGCGGCGGCGCGGGGCGTGGCGGTGGGTGCGCATGTCTCCTATCCCGACCGGGTGGGCTTCGGCCGCCGGCCGATGGACGTGACCCATGCCGAACTGGTCGCGGATGTGATCTATCAGATCGGGGCGCTGCAAGGCATCTGCGCCAGCGCCGGCACCCGCGTCAGCTATGTCAAGCCGCATGGCGCGCTTTACAACACCATCGCCGTGGACCCGAAACAGGGCGCGGCGGTGATCGAGGGCATCCGCGCCGTCGATCCGGGGTTGGCCATGATGGGCCTGGCCGGGACGCAGATCCTGCGGCAAGCGGCCGAGGCCGGCTTGCCCACCATTGCCGAGGCCTTCGCCGACCGCGCCTATCGTCCCGACGGCCAGCTGGTCTCGCGCCGCGAGGCCGGGGCGGTGCTGCACGACCCCGAGGCCGTCGCCGCCCGCATGCTGCGGCTGGCGACCGAGGGCGAGATCGAGGCGGCGGACGGCTCGACCCTGCGCCTGCAGGCCGACAGCATCTGCGTGCATGGCGACAGCCCCGGTGCCGTCGCCATGGCCGCCCGCATCCGCGAGGTGCTGCTGGCGGGCGGCGTCTCCATCGCCCCGGCTGCGGGGGGCGCGGCATGA
- a CDS encoding NRAMP family divalent metal transporter, giving the protein MAESVTSPSAASAAARGGFMAAIFLMATSAIGPGFITQTATFTAKLGAAFAFAILASIVIDFVVQLNIWRITALTRRNASDTANAAIPGAGYLLAVLVLVGGLAFNIGNIAGAGLGLNAMFGLDPKIGGALSAALAIGIFLSRRAGLLLDRSLIGLGLLMIGMTLVVALVSNPPVGDAMRQMVLPEIVDFATITTIVGGTVGGYITYSGAHRLLDKGLVGEQNLAAVTRASLTGIAVTGVMRFILFLAILGVVASGVTLDLSGQAANPAAQAFAVVLGEWGMRIFGLIFWAAAITSVIGAAYTSVSFLVAFRTMGDRDRNIATVIFIAISLAVYLSLGTAPAAILVFVGGFNGLILPIGLTIFTYVGFARADLMGGHVYNRPLLIASAVVCALTWYMGFNSIGPIFAFLAA; this is encoded by the coding sequence ATGGCCGAATCCGTCACCTCCCCCTCTGCCGCCTCGGCTGCCGCGCGCGGCGGTTTCATGGCGGCGATCTTCCTGATGGCGACTTCGGCCATCGGGCCGGGCTTCATCACCCAGACCGCGACCTTCACGGCAAAGCTGGGCGCCGCCTTCGCCTTTGCCATCCTCGCCTCGATCGTGATCGACTTCGTGGTGCAGCTGAATATCTGGCGCATCACCGCGCTGACCCGGCGCAACGCCTCGGACACCGCGAACGCGGCGATTCCCGGCGCGGGCTATCTGCTGGCGGTGCTGGTGCTGGTCGGCGGGCTGGCCTTCAACATCGGCAACATCGCCGGGGCGGGGCTGGGCCTCAATGCCATGTTCGGGCTGGACCCCAAGATCGGCGGCGCGCTGTCGGCGGCGCTGGCCATCGGCATCTTCCTGTCGCGCCGGGCCGGGCTGCTGCTCGACCGCTCGCTGATCGGGCTGGGCCTGCTGATGATCGGCATGACGCTGGTCGTCGCCCTGGTCTCGAACCCGCCGGTCGGCGATGCGATGCGGCAGATGGTGCTGCCCGAGATCGTCGATTTCGCCACCATCACCACCATCGTCGGCGGCACGGTCGGCGGCTACATCACCTATTCCGGCGCGCACCGGCTGCTCGACAAGGGGCTGGTGGGTGAGCAGAACCTCGCCGCCGTCACTCGCGCCTCGCTGACCGGGATCGCGGTTACGGGCGTCATGCGCTTCATCCTGTTCCTGGCCATCCTGGGCGTCGTCGCCTCGGGCGTGACGCTGGACCTGTCCGGGCAGGCCGCGAACCCCGCCGCGCAGGCCTTCGCTGTGGTGCTGGGCGAATGGGGCATGCGCATCTTTGGCCTGATCTTCTGGGCCGCCGCCATCACCTCGGTCATCGGCGCGGCCTATACCTCGGTCAGCTTCCTTGTCGCTTTCCGCACCATGGGCGACCGCGACCGCAACATCGCCACGGTGATCTTCATCGCCATCTCGCTGGCGGTCTATCTGTCGCTGGGCACCGCGCCGGCCGCCATCCTGGTCTTCGTCGGCGGCTTCAACGGGCTGATCCTGCCCATCGGCCTGACCATCTTTACCTATGTCGGCTTCGCGCGGGCCGACCTGATGGGCGGGCATGTCTATAACCGGCCGCTGCTGATCGCCAGCGCCGTGGTCTGTGCGCTGACCTGGTATATGGGCTTCAACTCCATCGGCCCGATCTTTGCCTTCCTGGCCGCCTGA
- a CDS encoding GntR family transcriptional regulator: MAEAREPAPSPAASLAEGIAARLRDQVTGGALVPGQRLSEARLAAELDISRNTLREVFRLLTREGILRHEPNRGVFVAVPSMASILDIYRVRRLIEVPALAQAWPGHAAVARMRAAVARAEALQAIPDWRGVGSANMEFHAAIVALTDSPRLIQFFTQIIAELRLAFGLLDSPELLHRPYISRNAEILGRLEAGDPAGAARMLEDYLTQSERAVLEAFARLG, from the coding sequence ATGGCGGAAGCCCGCGAACCCGCCCCCAGTCCCGCCGCCAGCCTCGCCGAAGGCATCGCCGCCCGGCTGCGCGATCAGGTCACCGGCGGCGCGCTGGTGCCCGGCCAGCGCCTGTCCGAGGCCCGGCTGGCGGCCGAGCTGGACATCTCGCGCAATACGCTGCGCGAGGTGTTCCGCCTGCTCACGCGCGAGGGCATCCTGCGGCACGAGCCGAACCGGGGCGTCTTCGTCGCCGTGCCCTCGATGGCCTCGATCCTGGACATCTACCGGGTGCGGCGGCTGATCGAGGTGCCGGCCCTGGCCCAGGCCTGGCCCGGCCATGCCGCCGTGGCCCGGATGCGCGCCGCAGTCGCGCGGGCCGAGGCGCTGCAGGCGATCCCCGACTGGCGCGGCGTCGGCAGCGCCAACATGGAATTCCACGCCGCCATCGTGGCGCTGACAGACAGCCCGCGGCTGATCCAGTTCTTCACCCAGATCATTGCCGAGCTGCGGCTGGCCTTCGGCCTGCTGGACAGCCCCGAGCTGCTGCACCGCCCCTATATTTCGCGCAATGCCGAGATTCTGGGCAGGCTGGAGGCCGGCGACCCGGCCGGCGCCGCCCGCATGCTGGAGGATTACCTGACCCAGTCCGAGCGCGCCGTGCTGGAGGCCTTTGCCCGGCTGGGCTGA
- a CDS encoding HPP family protein gives MTRPAGAVLHQITQALGPAIAPGSPREALRAGIGALVGLGVSGLFLLSPATDLRLGLYMIAPFGATSVLVFAVPNSPLAQPWSAVVGNGVAAAVGVLACMMTPNAALCVALAVGITITAMILLRAVHPPAGAVAMTAALNPEAIRELGFHFVLAPVLAGTLALVGLAMIYARLTGRRYPFRQFDEPGPHGTADHPAMERLGLSKDELTEILQRYRQSLNLGVEDLARLIGAAELQAATHRTGPLTAADVMSRDLVTVGPQTRLVRVADIFRRHGFTSLPVVENGDRFLGVIFQLHLIRRARDDAFRHDRRFSVAMSDLLNPRRGMPTRAREIMQTDPPHVAPDTPIGALLPMLASGECDAVPVLDGPRIVGIVTQTDLISALARQSLRQDLPAP, from the coding sequence ATGACCAGACCGGCCGGGGCCGTGCTGCACCAGATCACGCAGGCCCTCGGCCCGGCGATCGCGCCCGGCTCGCCGCGCGAGGCGCTGCGGGCGGGGATCGGGGCGCTGGTGGGGCTGGGCGTCTCGGGCCTGTTCCTGCTGTCTCCGGCGACCGACCTGCGGCTGGGGCTTTACATGATCGCGCCCTTTGGCGCGACCTCGGTGCTGGTCTTCGCGGTGCCGAACAGCCCGCTGGCGCAACCCTGGTCGGCGGTGGTCGGCAACGGCGTCGCCGCGGCCGTCGGGGTGCTGGCCTGCATGATGACGCCGAACGCGGCGCTTTGCGTCGCGCTGGCGGTGGGCATCACCATCACCGCGATGATCCTGCTGCGCGCCGTGCATCCGCCCGCCGGCGCGGTCGCCATGACCGCCGCGCTGAACCCCGAGGCGATCCGCGAGCTCGGCTTCCACTTCGTGCTGGCGCCGGTGCTGGCCGGCACGCTGGCCCTGGTCGGTCTGGCGATGATCTATGCGCGGCTGACCGGGCGGCGCTATCCCTTCCGCCAGTTCGACGAGCCGGGGCCGCATGGCACCGCCGACCATCCGGCGATGGAGCGGCTGGGCCTGTCCAAGGACGAGTTGACCGAGATCCTGCAACGCTATCGCCAGTCGCTGAACCTGGGCGTCGAGGACCTTGCCCGGCTGATCGGCGCCGCGGAATTGCAGGCCGCCACCCACCGCACCGGACCGCTGACCGCAGCGGACGTGATGTCGCGGGACCTGGTCACCGTCGGCCCGCAGACCCGGCTGGTGCGCGTCGCCGACATCTTCCGCAGGCACGGCTTCACCTCGCTTCCGGTGGTCGAGAATGGCGACCGGTTCCTGGGCGTGATCTTCCAGCTGCACCTGATCCGCCGCGCCCGCGACGACGCCTTTCGCCACGACCGGCGGTTTTCCGTCGCCATGTCGGACCTGCTGAACCCCAGGCGCGGCATGCCGACCCGCGCGCGAGAGATCATGCAGACCGACCCGCCGCATGTCGCGCCCGATACCCCCATCGGGGCGCTGCTGCCGATGCTGGCCTCGGGCGAATGCGACGCAGTGCCGGTGCTGGACGGGCCGCGCATCGTCGGCATCGTCACCCAGACCGACCTGATCTCGGCCCTGGCCCGCCAGAGCCTGCGGCAGGACCTGCCGGCACCCTGA
- a CDS encoding glycosyltransferase family 2 protein, whose protein sequence is MTRPTLGAVAIGRNEGERLKACLRSLVPLCERVVYVDSGSRDDSVGFARSLGVTVVELDSSVPFTAARARNAGFDALLAGGTLDLVQFVDGDCRVEPGWLEAGIAAMQDDPGLGLVTGWRSEIHPTATVYNQMCEVDWHRPAGPIVACGGDMMVRVAAFREIGGFDPAVIAAEDDEFCLRLGKAGWKLQRLPVQMTWHDADMTRFSQWWQRTIRNGHGFAQVGRMHPPHFRREQMRVWVYGLALPLLFLLGLFTSLWLSLAVLGLYALSFWKTLEGLKGRPMAAGQAALLTLAKIPNLLGMMTYHRRRRKGDAMRIIEYK, encoded by the coding sequence ATGACCCGTCCCACGCTCGGCGCCGTGGCGATCGGCCGCAACGAGGGCGAGCGGCTGAAAGCCTGCCTGCGCTCTCTGGTGCCGCTTTGCGAGCGGGTGGTCTATGTGGACAGCGGCTCGCGCGACGACAGCGTCGGTTTCGCCCGCAGCCTGGGCGTCACCGTGGTCGAGCTGGACAGCTCGGTTCCCTTTACCGCCGCCCGCGCCCGCAATGCCGGGTTCGACGCGCTGCTGGCCGGCGGCACGCTGGACCTGGTGCAATTCGTCGACGGCGACTGCCGGGTCGAGCCCGGCTGGCTGGAGGCCGGTATCGCCGCCATGCAGGACGACCCCGGGCTGGGCCTCGTCACCGGCTGGCGCTCCGAGATCCACCCCACGGCCACGGTCTACAACCAGATGTGCGAGGTGGACTGGCACCGGCCCGCCGGCCCGATCGTGGCCTGCGGCGGCGACATGATGGTGCGCGTCGCGGCTTTCCGCGAGATCGGCGGCTTCGACCCGGCGGTGATCGCGGCCGAGGACGACGAATTCTGCCTGCGCCTGGGCAAGGCCGGCTGGAAGCTGCAGCGCCTGCCGGTGCAGATGACCTGGCACGATGCCGACATGACCCGCTTTTCCCAATGGTGGCAGCGCACCATCCGCAACGGCCACGGCTTCGCGCAGGTGGGCCGCATGCACCCGCCGCATTTCCGGCGCGAGCAGATGCGGGTCTGGGTCTATGGGTTGGCGCTGCCGCTGCTTTTCCTGCTGGGGCTGTTTACCAGCCTCTGGCTTTCGCTGGCGGTGCTGGGGCTTTACGCATTGTCCTTCTGGAAGACCCTCGAGGGGCTGAAGGGCCGGCCGATGGCGGCGGGGCAGGCCGCGCTGCTAACGCTGGCCAAGATCCCTAACCTTTTGGGAATGATGACTTACCACCGGCGCCGCCGCAAGGGCGACGCCATGCGTATTATCGAGTATAAATAG